In the genome of Daucus carota subsp. sativus chromosome 9, DH1 v3.0, whole genome shotgun sequence, the window aaaattaattgaataatataaattgtgaaagctaaatttccgtcagttggttaatataatttaactaaaatccaattcattaatactaaaatactaataaaatggtgttaaaatttaaattataattaataaattacgaattatatagtcgcccgtgctttgcacgggttaaaggctagtatatttaaatttagatcttcaaaaattatttaaaattcagacATTTGCAACAAGGCTTTAGTGTTTCTAAAGTTTTATTTTAAGGATCGTTTTTTTTTAGCGCGATACTATCATTTCACTTTTTAAACGAATCTTAGATGTAAcatttttgtcataaatattaaaatatgtagtgttttatttttggatttgTCTGATGGGTGCCATGAGCATGATAAACActaaaatttatcaattaaatatattttaattagtgTGATTGTTGTTGATGCAGATCCATAATCATTATTAAAGACTATCAACCAATCAAAACAGAATAACCAATTGAGATATTCGGACCAACATCCCGGTTACAATtacaaaggaaaaaaaagaaaaagaaaaaccagTTAATACACGACACTGAGAGAGGCAGCAGCGCACGCCAGGGGTAAAAGTCAGACTTGGCGTGTGTGCAGTAGGGCGCTAGGCTAAGGAGGTAGTCGTATAAAATCCAAGGAAGCTAAAGGAGGAGGAAAACAAGTGATGGAGGAGTACAAAAGCCTTAAGATAACAAGTGATTCAGGGGGCGTTTATAATCTAATCTTGAATCGGCCGGCAACTCTGAATGCTCTATCACCCGATTTCTTTGTTGAATTCCCAAAAGCCCTGTCTCATCTCGATGAAAACCCCAACGTCTCCGTCATAGTCCTCTCCGGCAAAGGCGATCATTTCTGCGCCGGCATAGACATCAATTCTCTCAAGACAATCAGTAGCTCCACTGCCGCTTCCGACGACCGTGGACGCGCAGCTGAACGCCTCCGCCGCCACGTTCTCTTCATGCAGGAAGCTATCACCTCTGTGGAGAAATGCCGAAAGCCTGTTATTGCCAGTATTCACGGGGCTTGTATTGGCGGTGGTATTGATCTGATTACTGCCTGCGATATTCGCTTCTCTACTGACTCTGCTTTTTTCTCTGTCAAGGAGGTTGACCTTGCCATTGTTGCTGATCTTGGCACCCTTCAGAGGTTGCCTTTTATTGTCGGTTATGCCAATGCAATGGAACTTGCTTTAACCGCCAGAAGGTTTTCCGCTTCCGAGGCCAAACATTTGGGACTTGTTTCCAAAGTTTTTGCTTCCAAATCCGCTATGGATCAAGCTGTCCTTGCCTTTGCTCAGGGTAACTTCCCTCTTTTTTAATTATGTCAGCCTAAATATTATCTTAAGAAGAAAATACATACTATATATTTTAGGgctttttaaataaatacctAAGTTgcattaattattttcaaaaatacgttcTGCAACCTCGTTGCAACGCCAGTAGCCTGAAAATCAACTGTATTGCAACCTCAATGGCAAATTCGAccgtatttttcaaaataagtttgaaaaattgggtatttttgcaaatttctcTATTGGCTATTGCAACTAAATTACTACGAAATGATTATCTATTCTAATATGCATATGTGATTTCTATTGCCAGTGCTACAAATACAAACAACTATCGCTATATTATAAAACCAAAAATGTTATTGCTGGTGTTATAATAGAATTTATAGTCCAATGCATACTTTTGAATTAACAAAAACTCTAAATTTAATCAGATCACATCTTTTCTGTGCTTTAAAAATGTTTGCTGGTACTTAATCATCCATTTTCCCCACTTGCATTATGTTGCAGTTAAAGAAATATCTATATCTGCTTCTATATTTAACTTGCATTTGGCATTGCTTTAGAGTGGTGTCTTTTTTTAACGCAATTTCATGTAATAGATCTATATAGCATCACCTGAAGCATTGCATTGGACAtgctctaagagcaagtccaatgcaagatgcaaaatagctgtagctattgttataatttagcactaaaaagtgttttttttattgttaaaatggaacttcaactccaatgctagatgcatttTGCATCCAAATAATTCCAAATTTGAGTAACTATAGCCCCTCTCTCCTAAACTTTATTTAAAGTTCACCACTATACATACCAATTATAGTTAGTTGATGATGTGCCATGGATGCATAaatgcatccttggtttcaaatttagaaccaaggatgcatatatgcatatttgcatccaaatataaaaccccattggagttgagatttttagcatttgatttcaaattatagaaatggtaccacttataacattgcattggacttgctctaagagtAACCAAAGTAGCGTGGGGTCATTGGTTACTCTTTTAACTAGTTGGCAGTTAAAAGTGAAGAAGATATTGAAAGCGTCATCTTTAACTGTGTACTTCTCGTCTTCGTTAGGACTTAGAAGTACATACTAGTTGACCTCTCAACGTTTTTTAGAGTTTCAGGAAAACCCTGTAAGTTTTGTTTTATGATCAAGGATCATTTCTCGTTGTACAACTATGCCAACATTTTTGTGGTATACTTGAGAGATTTTACGTCTTAAAATAGTTTTCAGACCATTTAGATGATTATAAATTAACTTGATGCTACTGATTGAGTGATTGTGTCTCATAGGACTTGCTGCTAAGTCTCCACTTGCTGTCACTGGGACAAAAGCTGTGTTGCTAAAAAGTCGGGACATGACACTAGAAAGAGCTTTGGATTATGTTGCGACGTGGAACTCTGGTGCAGTTATATCTGATGATTTAAATGAAGCTATCTTAGCTCATAGCCAGAAAAGGAAACCTGTTTTTGCCAAACTATGATAGCACATATCCAGCTGTTACTGAAGGCCAATGCTTCCCATCAATTAACTCACTACAATGTAGTTTCTTGTGATTATAAAGTTGGGCTTTATATTTGTCAGTAACATAATAAGCTCTAGCCAAGTTCTTGGTAGATATTTGAATATTGTTGTTGCTTTGTTTTTGATAAGAACGCGAAGATTAGTTTGGGTGCATTGTTTGTCAGTAACATGATAAGTTCTAGTCAAGTTGTTGGTAGTTATTTGAATATTGTTCTTCCGTTGGGTTTAATTTGCTGCTTCCATAATGCGTTTACTGTTTTGTACGACATCCACGTACGCCTGGATTGCAGACTTGCAGTAGTCATTTGTTTAAGTATAAACTTATTTGACTGCGATATGTTCCTTAACCATATAATGCAGTTTTCAGTTATTCTCGAGTCAGGCTGATCCGGACAGTAGTGCTCTTCACTCGCTCCTTATCTAAGTTATCGTTTGGCGAATTTATTCTGATATTCCTCATTTTTATCCCTCTAAAAGTGGTTTTGCTTCTTAAAAATTATCAACCAAGGATGTAATTGATCTCCTCCCACTCATCATCTTGATGTCATTATTGGTATCAGTGTTCATCTTTTGTATTACTGGTATAGGGAGGGCCTCAAGCTCCATTAACTTTGCCACCAATCCCAATTTTGCAGCAGACTACACACGAACTGTTATCTCCCACTATGTTTTCTGGCTGCTGGCGATGCCCATCAGGACCACCACCACCAAATCTGATTCCTCTACGGTCATACACCATAAGTGGCCTATTGTAACAGCCAAAAAAGTGTGAATAAAGGCCAAAAAGTGTTGCTGAAAGTGCAAAAAAGGGTTATGGTAACACTTTTTCACAAAACAGGTTTCGAGAGGGGTGAGGTGAGGTCGAGTTCCAGTGAGTTTGTGTTGAggtgagtgaaatgagagaggATCTATGTAGTTTGAGTTTTGTTTTTAGTTAGATTAGTTTTAGGACAAGGCAAAGCTGTGTATTATTTCCCCGAcatatatgttttttgtttaattgtttTCAATCTCCCGCCTTTTCATTCTAGCCGCTCAAATATTTCACTTTTCAGTTACACTTTTTTTAAAACCAACGGCAACACCAAATAAAATGTTACCATAGATGTCTCATTACATCTACGATTACACTAAAGCTTACCTATGGTTACACTAAAAAACGGTGTAGGCATATGtagataaaattcattttaagGCACCTATGGTAACATTTTATCTTGTAAcaccaaaattatttgttacaaTAGGCCACTTATGGTGTAGTGTCAACATGCTTACATGAACAATATTCTgcttattatattttacaagaggTCCATATGAGTAGTGATTGTTGTACATACAGATCCTGCACTACCATCTGCAGCCGGCAGATCCTCTGAAGTTGACGTCAACAATCTCTGGTCATCCTACCTTTCAACACTAACTGCATTATCATATGCTCTAATGTTATCGCCTTGTCCTTTATCATCATGCTTAGTTGGTTCATCATGGTCCATTGCCAGAGAATCTCGTGTCTATGATTGCAACTGGTGTTGTTATGTTGCCAACCTCCTCTTTGGACATTTTATCTTGTCCAGATAAAATAACATCCCGGTCACAGAACTTTTGAAACTTTTACTCATCTTGGTTGTCATGGTATTTT includes:
- the LOC108203109 gene encoding delta(3,5)-Delta(2,4)-dienoyl-CoA isomerase, peroxisomal → MEEYKSLKITSDSGGVYNLILNRPATLNALSPDFFVEFPKALSHLDENPNVSVIVLSGKGDHFCAGIDINSLKTISSSTAASDDRGRAAERLRRHVLFMQEAITSVEKCRKPVIASIHGACIGGGIDLITACDIRFSTDSAFFSVKEVDLAIVADLGTLQRLPFIVGYANAMELALTARRFSASEAKHLGLVSKVFASKSAMDQAVLAFAQGLAAKSPLAVTGTKAVLLKSRDMTLERALDYVATWNSGAVISDDLNEAILAHSQKRKPVFAKL